AGTTATATCAGAGTTTTTAGTTAAACTTTTAGGGGTAAACAAAGAAGTTGCAGATCGCGATGCTTGTAGAGTGGAACATGCGATAAGTGAAGAGAGTTTTGAAAAACTAAAAGATTTCGTAAAAATGAATTACCAATAAAACAAAAGAACAAATTATGAAATTAAGACAAAGATGTTATTTTATTCCCAAAGAAAAGTCCTGATGTAATCATCCAGTTGATCAAAATCAATTAAGAAGGAGTCATGCCCTTTTTCGCTTTCTATCTCTTCATACTTCGCATCTACCCCTGAAAGAGACGCTTGTCTGGCAGCCTCTTCCACTTGCCAGTTTGGAAATAACATATCGCTTGAAATGCCTCTGGCCAGCAATTTGTTTCCACGAAAATATCCCCAAGCTTTTTCAATTCCATCTCGCCCGACACCAATGTCATGTAAGTCCATCATCTTAGTTAGATAAAGATAACAGTTCGCATCGAAGCGTCGTACGAGTTCCTGTCCGTGGTATAGCAGGTAGTCCTCAACTTGGAACTTGCTATCCCATTTGCTTTGACTCTCGTCAACAGTTTTTCTCATGTATCTGTCTGTAAAAGTTTGTTCGCTCCTGTAAGTTATCATGGCCAACATGCGAGCAGTCATAAGCCCATTTACTGGTCCGGCTCCCTCGTAATTCCCAAAGTTCCATTCAGGGTCATTTGTTATGGTTTGTCTTTGAACGGAATTAAAAGCAATTGCCTGGGGATATAACCTATCTGGAGCAGCTATCAGTATGCATTTCTTGACGTCTTCAGAAAAAGTCAGAGCAATTTCAAGAGCTATCATTCCGCCTAAA
The DNA window shown above is from Synergistaceae bacterium and carries:
- the metX gene encoding homoserine O-acetyltransferase — encoded protein: MIEKSGSLTLPEIKLHNGETLKDVVQVYSMYGEPNANKDNIVVVCHALTGSHRLAGEKVKGLPDPWWGTIVGDSKALDTRKYCIICFGNLASPYGSTSPLSINPETGKKFGMDFPILSPRDIAIAQKKALDELGFKKINCVIGASLGGMIALEIALTFSEDVKKCILIAAPDRLYPQAIAFNSVQRQTITNDPEWNFGNYEGAGPVNGLMTARMLAMITYRSEQTFTDRYMRKTVDESQSKWDSKFQVEDYLLYHGQELVRRFDANCYLYLTKMMDLHDIGVGRDGIEKAWGYFRGNKLLARGISSDMLFPNWQVEEAARQASLSGVDAKYEEIESEKGHDSFLIDFDQLDDYIRTFLWE